In Phaeobacter inhibens DSM 16374, the following proteins share a genomic window:
- the metZ gene encoding O-succinylhomoserine sulfhydrylase: MSETWNKRTKLVHSGTRRSQYNEVSEAIYLTQGFVYDTAEQAEARFIETGPDEFIYARYGNPTVAMFEERIAALEGAEDAFATASGMAAVNGALTSMLKAGDHVVSAKALFGSCLYILENILTRYGVEVTFVDGTDLDAWRAALRPDTKAVFFESMSNPTLEVIDIAAVTELAHAVGATVVVDNVFSTPVFSNAIEQGADVVIYSATKHIDGQGRVLGGVILGTRDFIRGTVEPYMKHTGGSLSPFNAWTLLKGLETISLRVNAQAETALELAQALSGHPALSRLMYPGLEDHAQHALVQRQLGGKGGTVLSLDLKGGKDAAFRFLNALTIPVISNNLGDAKSIATHPATTTHQRLSEELKSELGITPGLVRFSVGLEDAGDLIADLTQALAVAEG, encoded by the coding sequence ATGAGCGAGACCTGGAACAAGCGCACCAAACTGGTCCATAGCGGCACCCGGCGCAGCCAGTACAATGAGGTCAGCGAAGCGATCTACCTGACCCAGGGTTTTGTCTATGACACTGCCGAACAGGCCGAGGCGCGGTTTATCGAGACCGGCCCGGATGAATTCATCTATGCCCGCTACGGTAACCCCACGGTGGCCATGTTCGAGGAACGTATCGCCGCGCTGGAAGGGGCCGAGGACGCCTTTGCCACCGCATCGGGCATGGCGGCGGTCAATGGCGCGCTCACTTCGATGTTGAAGGCTGGCGACCATGTCGTGTCAGCCAAGGCGCTGTTTGGCTCCTGTCTTTATATCCTGGAAAATATCCTGACCCGCTATGGGGTTGAGGTGACTTTTGTTGATGGCACCGATCTTGACGCTTGGCGGGCGGCGCTGCGGCCGGATACCAAGGCGGTGTTTTTCGAATCCATGTCCAATCCGACGCTGGAAGTGATCGATATTGCGGCGGTTACCGAACTGGCCCATGCGGTCGGCGCCACTGTGGTGGTGGATAACGTGTTCTCGACCCCGGTGTTTTCAAACGCCATCGAACAGGGCGCGGATGTGGTGATTTACTCCGCCACCAAGCATATCGACGGGCAGGGCCGGGTCTTGGGGGGGGTCATTCTGGGCACGCGCGATTTTATCCGCGGCACCGTTGAGCCCTATATGAAACACACCGGCGGAAGCCTCAGCCCGTTCAATGCCTGGACGTTGCTGAAAGGGCTGGAGACGATTTCCCTGCGGGTGAATGCCCAGGCGGAGACCGCGCTGGAACTGGCACAGGCGCTGAGTGGTCATCCTGCCCTCAGTCGACTGATGTATCCTGGCCTGGAAGATCACGCCCAGCACGCGCTGGTCCAGCGACAACTGGGGGGCAAAGGCGGGACTGTGCTGTCTCTGGATCTGAAGGGCGGCAAGGATGCAGCCTTTCGGTTCCTGAACGCGCTGACCATCCCGGTGATTTCCAACAATCTGGGGGATGCGAAATCTATCGCCACCCACCCGGCCACCACCACCCATCAGCGATTGTCTGAGGAGTTGAAGTCCGAACTGGGTATCACCCCGGGGCTGGTGCGGTTTTCCGTCGGGCTGGAGGATGCAGGTGATCTGATTGCGGATCTGACGCAGGCGCTTGCGGTGGCCGAGGGCTGA
- the folE2 gene encoding GTP cyclohydrolase FolE2 codes for MNSHSRNLTKAPDRADAEDALDLLRKWASTATETEIAQLNPAVARLLPNSPVGNYPDLSRHYPEEFEADSSYRATLPDLQNGPSSLIRGAHEQIQHVGISNFRLPIRFHTRDNGDLTLETSVTGTVSLDADKKGINMSRIMRSFYKHAERTFSFEVMEAALDDYLTDLESLDARLQMRFSFPVKIESLRSGLSGYQYYDIALEIVDHDGERTKIIHLDYVYSSTCPCSLELSEHARSARGQLATPHSQRSVARISLVQEPGAPVLWFEDVIDHCRRAVPTETQVMVKREDEQAFAELNAANPIFVEDAARLFCEALQSDPRIGDFRVVASHQESLHSHDAISVLTQGPTFAARSIDPKMFATLIHQG; via the coding sequence ATGAACTCTCACTCGCGTAATCTGACCAAGGCGCCTGATCGAGCAGATGCAGAGGATGCGCTCGACCTGTTGCGCAAATGGGCCAGCACGGCAACCGAGACCGAAATTGCCCAGTTGAACCCGGCGGTTGCAAGGCTTTTGCCGAACTCACCTGTTGGCAATTACCCCGATCTGTCGCGCCATTACCCTGAGGAGTTTGAGGCTGACAGCAGCTATCGTGCGACCCTGCCGGACCTGCAGAACGGCCCCTCCAGCCTGATCCGCGGGGCACATGAGCAGATCCAGCACGTCGGAATTTCCAACTTTCGTCTGCCGATTCGCTTTCATACCCGCGACAATGGCGATCTGACGCTGGAAACCAGCGTCACCGGCACCGTCAGTCTGGACGCCGACAAGAAGGGCATCAATATGTCCCGGATCATGCGGTCGTTCTACAAACATGCCGAGCGCACCTTCAGCTTTGAGGTGATGGAAGCGGCGCTGGACGATTATCTGACCGATCTGGAGAGCCTGGATGCGCGACTTCAGATGCGGTTTTCCTTTCCGGTGAAGATCGAAAGCCTGCGGTCGGGTCTGTCGGGCTATCAGTACTATGATATCGCACTGGAAATCGTCGATCACGATGGCGAGCGGACGAAGATTATTCACCTCGACTATGTCTATTCCTCGACCTGCCCCTGTTCACTTGAGTTGAGCGAACATGCGCGCAGCGCGCGGGGACAGCTGGCGACACCGCATTCGCAGCGCTCTGTTGCGCGGATATCGCTGGTGCAGGAACCGGGGGCTCCGGTTCTGTGGTTTGAAGATGTGATTGATCACTGCCGCCGCGCGGTGCCGACTGAAACGCAGGTGATGGTGAAACGTGAGGATGAACAGGCCTTTGCCGAGTTGAATGCGGCCAATCCGATCTTTGTGGAAGATGCCGCACGGCTGTTTTGCGAGGCGCTGCAATCGGACCCGCGGATTGGCGACTTCCGCGTGGTGGCCAGCCACCAGGAGAGCCTGCACAGCCACGACGCCATCAGCGTTCTGACACAAGGGCCGACATTTGCCGCGCGTAGCATCGACCCGAAGATGTTTGCGACCCTCATTCATCAGGGCTGA